The stretch of DNA TTTTATTCATCAAACTGAAAATAGAGCCGCTTAAGATTAAATGAATTCCTCCATTTTCTCTATTTGCATCCCACATATTCTGCAGTTCCGAAATAAAATCAGGATGGTAACGATAAATATCTTGAAATTCATCTATTATAACAATCAATTTTCTTTTTTTGGAATATTCAAATAATAACTGCAAAACATCTTTCAATGTAAAGTTACTTCCGACAACCGGTATTTTCAATTCTTCTCTGATAATATTTACAAATTCGTTGCATAATAAATTCTCATTCTTGCGAGATGCAAAAAAATACAAATGCTGTTTTTCCTTACAAAATTGTTTAATCAAGCGGGTCTTGCCAATTCTTCTACGCCCTGTTATTACAGTCATAGTATTTCTTTTAATAGAAATTTTATCTAACTTCTGTAACTCTTTCAATTCAGAATTCCGACCATAGAATTTCATATAACAACTCCTGTTGTAACAATGCAAATTGTTATAATTACTGTAAAGTTTTTTCTGATTTCTTTTTACTAAATTAATTAATGGATTAATAATTTTTACTTTATCAAACATCAATATCGATTTCATATTTTACAAAATTCCTTGTCAGAAAAATCAGTCTGAAAAACATCGTGGCAATTATAAAATTAAATTTGTATGGGAGATGGAAATGAATTACACAGAAAAGAAGATCGTCAAAAAACCTCGGATATTTTTCTCGGAAGCTCTGGACATTACAAAGTGGGAAAACGTAGAAAAAGTTTTAAAAGAGCTGGAAGTGGAAGAAATCAATTCTGCAGATGAATTGGTAAAATATATGCAGAAACTGGGTGAATTTTCCGATATTCTGGATGAAGAAATGGCTCAACGTTACATCAAGATGACCTGTTTTGCAGATGATGAAAATATCGAAAAAGCATACAATGATTTTTATGCTGATATTGTAGCAAAAGTTCGTCCTTACGATTTCAAATTCAAAAAGAAATTTTATGACAGTCCTTATCGCAGAGAGCTGGATGAGAAGGAATATGGACATTTGAATCAAATCATTTCCAATGATATCGAGCTTTTCCGTGAGAAAAATATTCCTCTTACCGTGGAAGAACGTAAACTTGCCAATAAATACGGCGGCAGTTTTTCCAGGATAACAGTTACTTACAAAGGAGAAGAAAAAACTCTTTCTCAATTAGCTCCTTATCTAAAAGATCCCGATCGTAAAGTACGAGAAGAAGTATGGAAACTGCGCAATGAAAAGATGCTGGAAAAGCGGGAAGAATTCAATCAGCTTTTTGACCAGATGAAAAAGCTTCGCATTCAACAGGCCAAGAATGCCGGATTTGATAATTACCGAGATTATATGCATCAGCGAAAAGGCCGTTTTTCTTACACACCCGAAGATATCTACAAATTCCACGATGCTGTGGAGAAAGAAGTTCTTCCTTTCTTGAAAGAACTAACTCAGGAGAGAAAAGAAAAACTTGGAGTAGAAGAACTTCGTCCCTGGGATACTTCTGTCGATCTGGATGGAAAAGTACTAAAACCCTTTAAAAACATCGATGAATTCGTAGATAAAGCTATCGACATTCTGCATGAGATAAAGCCTGAATTTGGTATTCGCTTGAACCTGATGAAAAATTCCGATCTGCTGGATCTGGAAAACAGGAAAGGCAAAGCTCCGGGCGGTTATAATTATGCACTGCAGGAAACCGGTGCTCCGTTTATTTTTATGAATGCTGTAGGAATGCATCGCAATGTGGTAACACTTCTGCATGAATCTGGTCATGCCATGCACAGTTTTGCTACCAAAGATTTCAAGATAGATGCTTATAAAGGAACGCCCAGCGAAGTGGCAGAACTTGCATCCATGAGTATGGAATTTCTTTCCATGAATTTGTGGAATAAATATTACACTGAGGAAGCAGATTTCAATAAAGCACGCAAAGATCAGCTCAAAGGTTCTCTCAGTTTCTTGCCCTGGTGCATGATCGTGGATGCCTTCCAGCATTGGATTTACTTGAATCCAGATCACACAATGGAAGAACGCGAGGAATATTTTGCTTCTTTGATGGATCGCTATAATACTGGTGTTAACTGGGAAGGATTGGAAGATTTTAAAAAAATTATGTGGCTTTTCCAACTTCATATTTTTGAAGTTCCTTTCTATTATATCGAATACGGAATGTCTCAATTAGGAGCACTTTCTGTTTACAAAAATTACCAGCTCAGCGGCAAAGAAGAAGCTCTGAAGAAATATGAAAAATTCCTTTCTCTGGGATATTCCAAACCAGTTGATGAACTTTATGAAGCAGCTGGCATCAAATTTGATTTCAGTGCTCCTTACGTAAAAAAACTGGTTGATTTTGTTCGAAACGAGTTAAAACAGATCAAGTGATAATTACTGATCTTTAATAAAATCAAGGGGTTTGGTCTGATTAGAAATCGGAGCAAACCCCTTCTTAAAAAAAAAGCAAAAAGGTAAGAAGTTATGAAGAAATTTTTGTTGATTTTTCTATTAACTATTTCAGTTTTTCTATTGGCAGACAAACCTTATGTATTAGTTGTTTCTTTTGATGGCTTTCGCTATGATTATACAGAAAAAACCGATACTCCGAATTTTGATTACCTGCAAGAAAATGGAACCAAAGCAAAATCTCTTCAACCGATCTTTCCTTCCAAAACATTTCCCAATCATTATGCTATCGCCACAGGTAGTTACACAGAAACTCATGGTTTGGTCGCTAACCATTTTTACAGCAGAAAGCATAAAGATGTTTACACGATGAAAGATAAAGAAAAAGTCCGAGATCCTAAATGGTATGGAGCAGAACCGATCTGGGTTACTGCAGAAAGACAAAACGTGAAAACTGCTTCCTATTTCTGGGTAGGTTCAGAAGCTCCGATTGGTGGTTATCTTCCCAGTATTGTAAAGCAGTACCATCATGATTTTCCTTATGAAGCTCGCGTTGATTCTGTTCTCAGCTGGCTGCAGCTTCCTGAAGAAAAAAGACCGCATCTCATCATGCTCTATTTCGATGAACCGGATTCCGGCGGACATAAGTTTGGCCCGGAAAATCCTGAGCTAATTCCAATAATAAAAAAAATGGATTCAATTTTAGGAAAGGTAATTAATGGAATTCAGGAACTGGAAATTGCTGACCAAATCAATCTTATCCTTCTCAGTGATCATGGCATGACAACTGTAAAAAAAGGACAGACGATCAACTTGAATGATTACATCCCGGATCCGGAAATCTGGCATCCTTATTTTGGTGGTCCGGTAGTGCAGCTTACCTTAAAAACCGATTCAAGAAAATTGGAATCCGACTTATTCTTGAAACTGAAATCTATTCCACATATCAAAATTTATGAATACGATACTCTTCCAGAACGTTTTCATTTCAAAAGTTTAGATGCAGGAGATTTTATTCTGGTAGCAGAAGAAGGCTGGACGTTAACCACCAGTGATGATCCTTATGATTCGATGGCTACTCATGGCTACGATCCGAAACTTAAAAATATGCAGGGAATTTTTTACGCCATGGGACCAAATATAAAAGCAAATCATCAAATGGATACTTTTGAAAATATTCATATTTATCCTTTTATCTGCAAACTTCTACAGATTGAACCGTACCGAAATCTGTTTAATGGTCCAGATGGCAAATTAGAAGTTTTGGAAGGTATTTTGGAAAAATAATTCATGCAGAAAATCCCGATAGAAACCTTCCTTCAAAAAGCAAGTTCACTTCCAATTATCGATGTGCGAACATCCGATGAATTTACTAAAGGACACATTCCTGGTGCTTGTAATATTCCGTTATTTTCCAATGATGAACGGGCTATCGTTGGCACAAAATACAAACAGGAAAATCGTGAATCTGCCTTTCGGGAAGGTATTCATCTCATTGCAGCCAAAATCGATTTTTATCTT from Candidatus Cloacimonadota bacterium encodes:
- a CDS encoding ectonucleotide pyrophosphatase/phosphodiesterase, which gives rise to MKKFLLIFLLTISVFLLADKPYVLVVSFDGFRYDYTEKTDTPNFDYLQENGTKAKSLQPIFPSKTFPNHYAIATGSYTETHGLVANHFYSRKHKDVYTMKDKEKVRDPKWYGAEPIWVTAERQNVKTASYFWVGSEAPIGGYLPSIVKQYHHDFPYEARVDSVLSWLQLPEEKRPHLIMLYFDEPDSGGHKFGPENPELIPIIKKMDSILGKVINGIQELEIADQINLILLSDHGMTTVKKGQTINLNDYIPDPEIWHPYFGGPVVQLTLKTDSRKLESDLFLKLKSIPHIKIYEYDTLPERFHFKSLDAGDFILVAEEGWTLTTSDDPYDSMATHGYDPKLKNMQGIFYAMGPNIKANHQMDTFENIHIYPFICKLLQIEPYRNLFNGPDGKLEVLEGILEK
- a CDS encoding M3 family oligoendopeptidase produces the protein MNYTEKKIVKKPRIFFSEALDITKWENVEKVLKELEVEEINSADELVKYMQKLGEFSDILDEEMAQRYIKMTCFADDENIEKAYNDFYADIVAKVRPYDFKFKKKFYDSPYRRELDEKEYGHLNQIISNDIELFREKNIPLTVEERKLANKYGGSFSRITVTYKGEEKTLSQLAPYLKDPDRKVREEVWKLRNEKMLEKREEFNQLFDQMKKLRIQQAKNAGFDNYRDYMHQRKGRFSYTPEDIYKFHDAVEKEVLPFLKELTQERKEKLGVEELRPWDTSVDLDGKVLKPFKNIDEFVDKAIDILHEIKPEFGIRLNLMKNSDLLDLENRKGKAPGGYNYALQETGAPFIFMNAVGMHRNVVTLLHESGHAMHSFATKDFKIDAYKGTPSEVAELASMSMEFLSMNLWNKYYTEEADFNKARKDQLKGSLSFLPWCMIVDAFQHWIYLNPDHTMEEREEYFASLMDRYNTGVNWEGLEDFKKIMWLFQLHIFEVPFYYIEYGMSQLGALSVYKNYQLSGKEEALKKYEKFLSLGYSKPVDELYEAAGIKFDFSAPYVKKLVDFVRNELKQIK